In one Balaenoptera acutorostrata chromosome 5, mBalAcu1.1, whole genome shotgun sequence genomic region, the following are encoded:
- the LOC103010593 gene encoding cyclin-dependent kinase 4-like produces the protein MATPRYEPVAEIDVGAYGTVYKARDLHSGHFVALKSVRVPNGGGAGGGLPISTVREVALLRRLEAFEHPNVVRLMDVCATARTDRETKVTLVFEHVDQDLRTYLDKAPPPGLPVETIKDLIRQFLRGLDFLHANCIVHRDLKPENILVTSGGTVKLADFGLARIYSYQMALTPVVVTLWYRAPEVLLQSTYATPVDMWSVGCIFAEMFRRKPLFCGNSEADQLGKIFDLIGLPPEDDWPRDVSLPRGVFSPRGPRPVQSVVPEMEESGAQLLLEMLTFNPHKRISAFRALQHSYLHKAEGNPE, from the coding sequence ATGGCTACCCCTCGATATGAGCCAGTGGCTGAGATTGATGTTGGTGCCTATGGGACGGTGTATAAGGCCCGTGATCTCCACAGTGGCCACTTTGTGGCCCTCAAGAGCGTAAGAGTCCCCAATGGAGGAGGTGCTGGAGGGGGCCTGCCCATCAGCACAGTTCGTGAGGTGGCTTTACTGCGGCGGCTGGAGGCTTTTGAGCATCCCAATGTTGTGCGGCTGATGGACGTCTGTGCCACAGCCCGAACTGACCGGGAGACCAAAGTGACCCTGGTGTTTGAGCATGTGGACCAAGACCTAAGGACATATCTGGACAAGGCACCCCCGCCAGGCTTGCCAGTGGAGACCATCAAGGATCTGATACGCCAGTTTCTAAGAGGCCTAGATTTCCTTCATGCCAACTGCATCGTTCATCGAGACCTGAAGCCAGAGAACATTCTGGTGACAAGTGGTGGGACAGTCAAGCTGGCTGACTTTGGCCTGGCCAGAATCTACAGCTACCAGATGGCACTTACACCTGTGGTTGTTACACTCTGGTACCGTGCTCCAGAAGTTCTTTTGCAGTCTACATATGCAACACCTGTGGACATGTGGAGTGTTGGCTGTATCTTTGCAGAGATGTTTCGTCGAAAGCCTCTCTTCTGTGGAAACTCTGAAGCTGACCAGTTAGGCAAAATCTTTGACCTGATCGGACTGCCTCCAGAGGATGACTGGCCCCGAGATGTGTCTCTACCCCGAGGAGTCTTTTCCCCCAGAGGGCCCCGCCCCGTGCAGTCGGTGGTACCTGAGATGGAAGAGTCTGGAGCACAGCTGCTGCTGGAGATGCTGACTTTTAACCCACACAAGCGAATCTCTGCCTTCCGAGCCCTGCAGCACTCTTATCTACATAAGGCAGAAGGTAACCCAGAGTGA